In Acipenser ruthenus chromosome 6, fAciRut3.2 maternal haplotype, whole genome shotgun sequence, the following proteins share a genomic window:
- the pnisr gene encoding arginine/serine-rich protein PNISR — MWDQGGQPWPHWPLSQQQWLQTFQHQQDPGQVDWAALAQAWIAQKESSGPNVVDQQGIQPNGQEIQGLDTGPNNHGNFQGDPSFNRMWQPEWGMHHQPPHPPPEQQWMPPAPGPMDVVPPSEDSNSQDSVDFLPDSRHGIFNQNNHNFGGQPESFTMAPMPVNQFDYQHGAAAFGPPSGGFHPPYWQQSPPQSRRDRPPAFRERQRSPVQMPVKQEPPTLDAVKRRTLPVWIREGLEKMEREKQKKLEKERMEKQRAEMAKDEKKDKEEPEEEGDGPRLPRKSKFDSDDEDEEEGEDARPEAKKLEPESRSPSPIHEEQSEPEMTEEEKEFQLMIMTKTVLTEVLLEVTNEEIYYVAKEVHHKATKAPAKQLAQSSALASLTGLGGLGEYGSDDSEDERSERGSETSDTDDEELRHRIRQKQDAFRRKEQQLQERQQVEEEKLSERVNKEIHEYDKEQIFSSVKQEIVKEREPEPVTEKRRSRSETDIVEPKKPMKEKERIGRSRSQSFSGSNSRSSSSESSSSSSSSRWSSSSGSSSVSSRSSSHSFTPKKKKKRSRTRSPSNRVRQRSRSRSSHRHRRDPSKEKGRDRRASRNRSPDRSSRRRNRSRSRERRSSREKRKSRSRSKIRVSRSRSRDRRRIDDRRRSLSRSKRKQAGSKDRDRRKDRSRSNDKDKKKKDKEQDKKKEKQKTKEKREEKDHKSAGQEESSTSSRSKRKSEHGNSHSELSSRLSRQDSKSSKKGSVKNSKKYSDSNSSGRSSSRSPEVSKEKKSKKSKRSRSRSTEKSHKSGKKASRKHKSKSRSRSVTPVRRKR; from the exons ATGTGGGATCAAGGTGGTCAGCCGTGGCCGCACTGGCCTTTGAGCCAGCAGCAGTGGTTACAGACCTTCCAGCACCAGCAAGACCCAG GTCAAGTGGATTGGGCAGCTCTGGCACAAGCATGGATAGCTCAGAAGGAATCCAGTGGACCAAATGTGGTGGATCAGCAAGGAATTCAGCCCAATGGCCAGGAAATCCAGGGATTAGACACCGGTCCAAATAATCATGGCAACTTCCAGGGGGATCCAAGTTTCAACAGAATGTGGCAGCCAG AATGGGGGATGCACCATCAGCCTCCTCACCCACCCCCAGAGCAACAGTGGATGCCTCCAGCCCCAGGGCCGATGGACGTTGTTCCTCCTTCCGAAGACAGCAACAGCCAGGACAGTGTTGATTTCCTTCCAGACTCCCGACACGGCATATTCAACCAAAACAACCACAACTTTGGAGGGCAACCAGAGAGTTTTACTATGGCACCAATGCCAGTCAACCAGTTTGACTACCAG CATGGTGCTGCTGCATTTGGCCCCCCGTCTGGCGGGTTCCATCCTCCTTACTGGCAGCAGAGCCCCCCACAGAGCCGCAGAGACAGACCCCCTGCGTTTAGGGAGCGGCAGCGCTCTCCCGTCCAGATGCCAGTTAAACAAGAGCCCCCTACACTTG ATGCTGTAAAGCGCAGGACTCTGCCTGTTTGGATCCGTGAGGGACTGGAAAAgatggaaagagaaaaacagaagaaACTAGAAAAAGAAAGAATGGAGAAACAGCGTGCTGAAATGGCAAAAGATGAAAAGAAGGATAaagaggagccggaagaggagGGTGATGGACCTCGTTTGCCACGTAAAAGTAAATTT gacagtgatgatgaagatgaagaagaGGGGGAAGATGCAAGACCTGAAGCAAAAAAATTAGAACCAGAAAGTAGGAGTCCATCCCCAATACATGAGGAGCAGAGTGAACCAGAAATGACTGAGGAAGAAAAGGAATTTCAACTG ATGATTATGACCAAAACTGTGCTGACAGAAGTGCTTTTGGAGGTCACCAATGAAGAAATCTATTACGTTGCAAAAGAGGTTCATCACAAGGCAACAAAAG CTCCTGCAAAGCAGCTAGCACAGTCCAGTGCACTGGCTTCTCTTACTGGACTCG GTGGACTGGGTGAGTACGGGTCAGATGACAGTGAAGATGAGAGAAGTGAGAGAGGCTCTGAAACTTCAGATACAGACGATGAGGAGCTGCGGCACAGGATCAGGCAAAAGCAGGATGCCTTTCGGAGGAAAGAGCAACAGCTTCAGGAGAGGCAACAAGTGGAAG AAGAAAAACTGTCTGAAAGAGTGAACAAAGAGATACATGAATATGACAAAGAACAGATTTTCAGCTCAGTTAAACAGGAAATAGTAAAAGAGAGAGAGCCCGAGCCTGTAACTGAGAAAAGAAGGTCTCGCAGTGAGACTGATATCGTTGAGCCCAAAAAGCCTATGAAGGAGAAGGAGAGGATAGGCAGGAGTAGAAGCCAGAGCTTTTCAGGTAGTAatagcaggagcagcagcagtgagagcagtagtagcagcagcagtagcaggtGGAGTTCCTCCTCTGGGTCCAGTTCAGTTAGCAGCCGCAGCTCCTCGCATTCCTTCACgcccaagaaaaagaaaaagcgcAGCCGGACCCGGTCCCCCTCAAACAGGGTCAGGCAGCGCAGCAGAAGCAGGAGTTCCCACAGGCACAGGAGGGACCCAAGCAAGGAGAAAGGGAGGGATAGGAGGGCAAGTAGGAACAGGAGCCCAGACAGGAGCAGTAGGAGGAGGAATCGCAGCCGGTCTAGGGAGCGCAGGAGCAGCAGGGAGAAGAGAAAGAGCAGGAGCAGGTCAAAGATCAGGGTCAGTCGTAGCAGAAGCAGGGACCGGCGCAGGATTGATGACAGGAGGAGGAGTCTGAGCAGGAGCAAGCGCAAGCAGGCAGGCAGCAAGGACAGAGACAGGAGGAAGGACAGGAGCCGGAGCAATGATaaggacaaaaagaaaaaggACAAAGAACAGGACAAGAAGAAAGAGAAGCAAAAGACAAAGGAAAAGCGAGAGGAAAAAGATCACAAGTCCGCAGGCCAGGAAGAGAGTAGTACCAGTAGTAGATCGAAGAGGAAGAGCGAACATGGTAACTCACATAGCGAGTTGTCCAGCCGTCTGTCACGACAGGATAGCAAGTCCAGCAAGAAAGGCTCGGTTAAGAATAGCAAGAAGTATTCAGATTCAAATTCTAGTGGTAGAAGCAGCTCGCGTTCTCCGGAGGTTAGCAAGGAAAAGAAGTCTAAGAAATCCAAACGTAGTCGTTCACGATCAACGGAAAAATCTCACAAGTCTGGTAAGAAGGCAAGCCGCAAACACAAGTCTAAGTCGCGATCAAG gtcAGTCACGCCAGTACGTCGCAAGCGTTGA